The following proteins are co-located in the Sebaldella sp. S0638 genome:
- the rplM gene encoding 50S ribosomal protein L13 — protein sequence MNNKYTKNLKKEEVVRDWYEIDAEGKVLGKIAVEIAVRLMGKHKPIYTPHVDGGDFVVVTNADKFVVTGNKMLDKKYYRHSGYPGGLKTRSLEEMLDKKPTEVIRIAVKNMLPKNKLGREMINRLKIYKGTDHRHDAQKPEKIEL from the coding sequence GTGAATAATAAATACACTAAGAACTTAAAAAAAGAAGAAGTAGTAAGAGATTGGTACGAAATTGATGCAGAAGGAAAAGTACTAGGGAAAATAGCTGTGGAAATAGCTGTTAGACTAATGGGAAAACATAAGCCAATTTATACACCACATGTTGACGGTGGAGATTTTGTTGTTGTAACTAATGCAGATAAATTCGTAGTTACAGGAAATAAAATGCTTGATAAAAAATACTATAGACATAGTGGATACCCAGGTGGATTAAAAACTAGATCTTTGGAAGAGATGTTAGATAAAAAACCTACTGAAGTAATAAGAATAGCCGTTAAAAATATGCTGCCGAAAAATAAATTAGGAAGAGAAATGATTAACAGACTTAAAATTTATAAAGGCACAGATCACAGACATGATGCACAAAAACCTGAAAAGATAGAATTATAG